Proteins encoded within one genomic window of Prauserella marina:
- a CDS encoding NAD(P)H-hydrate epimerase encodes MRGIWTTDHIRQAEERLLAGTLEGALMRRAAHGVAIQAAAMLDEHAGAVAGRSAVLLVGAGNNGGDALWAGAFLRKRGVGVAAVLLAPEKAHTQGLAALKRSGGRVLSVEESPQWIASADLVVDGIVGIAARGPLRPDAAALVDHIAAPVLAVDLPSGVEPDTGAVEGPAVSANRTVTFGARKPVHVLNPERCGDVVLVDIGLSGELGEPDLFQLDVADVAAAWPMPGPSDDKYTQGVTGVAAGSATYPGAAVLASGSAVHATSGMVRYAGTSADVVRWHWPEIVATGSITDAGKVQAWVAGPGIGTGREGKDVLAAALGKGVPVCADADAITIIAHQPDVLDARDPGTPLVLTPHDGEFARLTGSPPGPDRVGAVRAAADRFNAVVLLKGHCTIVADPDGRVLVNAARGSWLATAGSGDVLSGLVGALLAAGLDPWLAAGVAADVHARAGQLGADGVPVSAAGVLAAIPDAVRQVRALKP; translated from the coding sequence GTGCGGGGTATCTGGACCACTGATCACATTCGTCAGGCCGAGGAGCGGCTGCTCGCCGGCACTCTGGAGGGCGCGCTCATGCGGCGCGCCGCCCACGGTGTCGCGATCCAGGCTGCCGCCATGCTTGACGAGCACGCGGGTGCCGTCGCGGGCCGGAGTGCCGTCCTGCTCGTCGGCGCGGGAAACAACGGTGGTGATGCGCTGTGGGCCGGCGCCTTTCTCCGCAAGCGGGGGGTCGGTGTCGCCGCCGTCTTGCTCGCGCCGGAGAAGGCCCACACCCAAGGGCTTGCCGCTCTCAAGCGTTCCGGCGGCAGAGTTCTGTCCGTCGAGGAAAGTCCACAATGGATAGCAAGTGCCGACCTCGTCGTCGACGGGATCGTCGGTATCGCGGCGCGGGGACCACTCCGGCCGGACGCGGCCGCCCTGGTCGACCACATCGCGGCGCCCGTGCTGGCCGTTGACCTGCCGAGCGGAGTCGAACCGGACACCGGTGCCGTCGAAGGGCCCGCTGTGTCGGCGAACCGCACCGTGACGTTCGGAGCCCGCAAACCGGTGCACGTGCTCAATCCCGAACGGTGCGGCGACGTCGTACTGGTCGACATCGGTCTCTCCGGCGAACTCGGCGAACCGGACCTGTTTCAGCTCGACGTGGCCGATGTCGCGGCGGCCTGGCCCATGCCAGGGCCATCCGATGACAAGTACACGCAAGGAGTCACCGGAGTAGCCGCCGGATCCGCGACCTATCCCGGCGCTGCCGTGCTCGCCTCGGGCTCCGCTGTGCACGCGACCTCCGGCATGGTGCGATACGCGGGCACCTCGGCCGATGTCGTCCGCTGGCACTGGCCGGAAATCGTTGCCACCGGGTCCATCACGGACGCGGGCAAGGTGCAGGCATGGGTTGCCGGACCCGGCATCGGCACCGGGAGAGAAGGAAAGGACGTGCTCGCCGCCGCGCTCGGCAAAGGGGTTCCCGTGTGCGCGGACGCCGATGCGATCACGATCATCGCCCACCAGCCGGATGTGCTGGACGCGCGTGACCCTGGCACGCCGCTAGTTCTCACCCCGCACGACGGCGAGTTCGCCAGGTTGACGGGCTCGCCGCCCGGGCCGGACCGGGTGGGGGCAGTGCGGGCAGCGGCAGACCGGTTCAACGCCGTCGTGCTGCTCAAGGGACATTGCACGATCGTCGCCGACCCAGACGGGCGGGTACTGGTGAACGCCGCGCGTGGATCGTGGCTGGCTACGGCCGGTTCGGGTGACGTGTTGTCGGGGCTGGTCGGCGCTTTGCTCGCCGCCGGCCTCGACCCGTGGCTGGCAGCGGGTGTGGCGGCCGACGTGCATGCTCGTGCGGGGCAGCTCGGTGCTGATGGGGTGCCGGTGTCGGCCGCAGGTGTGCTGGCGGCTATTCCGGATGCCGTCCGCCAGGTCCGTGCGCTGAAACCGTGA
- a CDS encoding SGNH/GDSL hydrolase family protein — translation MTFARYVALGDSQTEGLGDGNELDGYRGWADRLAERLAGDNPGLGYANLAVRGKLAAEVHAEQLAPALALRPDLATVMAGMNDLIRGGFDAARVVGHIEAMFAELTGAGATVVTVTFPDIGKITPLATPLRSRVLDLNARIIAAAARHDVLVVDTYPHAVTTDDRLWSADRLHVSPLGHARITSAVAKALSLPGDHEDWTRPLPLLPRRTPWQATVTELRWLASFAGPWLYRRVRGRSSGDGRVAKRPELAPVTVSAHGPGGRHPE, via the coding sequence ATGACTTTCGCCCGCTACGTCGCACTCGGCGACAGCCAGACCGAAGGTCTCGGCGACGGCAACGAACTCGACGGCTACCGGGGCTGGGCAGACCGGCTGGCCGAACGGCTGGCAGGCGACAACCCAGGGCTTGGCTACGCCAACCTTGCCGTGCGTGGCAAGCTCGCCGCCGAGGTCCACGCGGAACAACTCGCACCCGCGCTCGCGCTCCGCCCCGACCTGGCCACCGTGATGGCAGGCATGAACGACCTCATCCGAGGTGGTTTCGACGCCGCCCGAGTCGTCGGCCACATCGAAGCCATGTTCGCCGAGCTCACCGGGGCTGGCGCGACCGTCGTGACCGTGACCTTCCCCGACATCGGCAAGATCACCCCGCTCGCCACGCCACTGCGTTCCCGGGTACTCGACCTCAACGCGCGAATCATCGCCGCCGCGGCGCGGCATGATGTACTCGTCGTCGACACCTATCCACACGCGGTCACGACCGACGACCGGTTGTGGAGCGCCGACCGGCTGCACGTGAGCCCACTGGGACACGCACGCATCACCTCGGCCGTGGCGAAGGCGCTTTCCCTCCCCGGCGATCACGAGGATTGGACTCGGCCACTTCCCCTGTTGCCGCGTCGTACACCGTGGCAAGCGACAGTGACGGAGCTGCGGTGGCTCGCGTCATTCGCGGGTCCTTGGCTCTACCGCAGAGTGAGGGGCCGGTCCTCCGGGGACGGTCGCGTCGCGAAACGGCCCGAGCTGGCTCCCGTCACGGTTTCAGCGCACGGACCTGGCGGACGGCATCCGGAATAG
- a CDS encoding PadR family transcriptional regulator, whose amino-acid sequence MALRHAVLAALLDGEHSGYQLTKIFDRGIANFWYAAPQQLYAELTKLESAELIEGRHVVQHGRPDKRVFSITDAGLAELEAFANRPAKPLLLRDDLAVKVHVVDHIDPRPVISGLDERAEAAATKLAFYEHTLRELRGELDEATFLRSGERVGPYLTCLAGCRLEQLTLDWCHDTALLLRERTNTGSRHT is encoded by the coding sequence ATGGCACTTCGGCACGCGGTGCTCGCGGCGCTGCTCGACGGCGAGCACAGCGGCTACCAGCTCACCAAGATCTTCGATCGCGGCATCGCCAACTTCTGGTACGCCGCCCCCCAGCAGCTCTACGCGGAACTCACCAAGCTGGAGTCCGCCGAACTCATCGAAGGCAGGCACGTCGTTCAGCACGGCCGCCCCGACAAGCGGGTCTTCTCCATCACCGACGCCGGCCTCGCCGAGCTGGAAGCCTTCGCCAACCGCCCGGCCAAGCCGCTGCTCTTGCGCGACGACCTCGCCGTCAAAGTGCACGTCGTGGACCACATCGACCCCCGCCCCGTCATCAGCGGACTCGACGAACGCGCCGAAGCCGCCGCCACCAAACTCGCCTTCTACGAACACACCCTCCGCGAACTCCGCGGCGAACTCGACGAAGCGACCTTCCTGCGCAGCGGGGAACGCGTCGGCCCCTACTTGACCTGCCTCGCCGGTTGCCGGCTCGAACAGCTCACCCTCGACTGGTGCCACGACACCGCCCTGCTCCTGCGCGAACGGACCAACACCGGAAGTAGGCACACATGA
- a CDS encoding NAD(P)-dependent alcohol dehydrogenase — protein sequence MAVAVLNGVRDIVTERRPVPKPGRGEVLVRVLAVGTCGSDVHYYEHGHIGDFVVDRPLILGHEPSGVVAATGEGATLHEPGQRVSLEPGVPCSRCAQCRAGRYNLCPRMRFFGTPPVDGAFGEYVVLREEFAYPVPDTISDEAAALLEPLSVGVWGCRKARIAPGSRVLITGAGPIGLVAAQTARAFGATEVVVSDVNPHRLRLATELGATGTIDVAKTPLTDAGFEPDVLLECSGVPSAIGEAIRQVGRAGRVVLIGMGGDEIPLPLSHVQGSEIEVTGTFRYANTWPTALALAGSGDIDLDRLVTHRFPLADVEKALTIAAKDPTVIKPVVLPNAQNTPA from the coding sequence ATGGCGGTCGCGGTACTCAACGGTGTTCGCGACATCGTCACCGAACGCCGCCCCGTCCCAAAGCCAGGCAGGGGCGAGGTGCTCGTGCGCGTGCTCGCCGTGGGCACCTGCGGCTCCGACGTCCACTACTACGAACACGGGCACATCGGCGACTTCGTCGTCGACCGCCCCCTGATCCTCGGCCACGAACCGAGCGGCGTCGTGGCCGCGACGGGAGAGGGCGCCACGCTCCACGAACCGGGACAGCGCGTATCGCTGGAACCCGGAGTTCCCTGCTCGCGTTGCGCCCAATGCCGGGCGGGCCGCTACAACCTGTGTCCCCGCATGCGCTTCTTCGGAACCCCACCCGTCGACGGCGCCTTCGGCGAGTACGTCGTCCTCCGCGAGGAGTTCGCCTACCCGGTCCCGGACACGATCAGCGACGAAGCCGCCGCCCTGCTCGAACCGCTCTCCGTCGGTGTGTGGGGCTGCCGCAAGGCGAGGATCGCCCCCGGATCGCGGGTCCTGATCACCGGAGCCGGCCCGATCGGGCTCGTCGCGGCTCAGACCGCCCGCGCCTTCGGGGCCACGGAGGTCGTCGTCAGCGACGTGAACCCCCATCGGCTGCGGCTTGCCACGGAACTGGGCGCCACCGGCACCATCGACGTCGCGAAGACCCCACTCACCGACGCCGGTTTCGAACCGGACGTACTCCTCGAATGTTCGGGCGTCCCCAGCGCCATCGGCGAAGCGATCCGCCAGGTCGGCCGCGCGGGCAGGGTCGTGCTCATCGGCATGGGAGGCGACGAGATCCCGCTGCCGCTTTCGCACGTACAAGGCTCCGAGATCGAGGTCACCGGCACCTTCCGCTACGCCAACACCTGGCCGACCGCCCTCGCGCTGGCCGGGAGCGGGGACATCGACCTCGACCGGCTCGTCACCCATCGTTTCCCGCTCGCCGATGTCGAAAAGGCGCTGACCATCGCGGCGAAGGATCCCACCGTCATCAAGCCCGTAGTGTTGCCCAATGCCCAGAACACGCCAGCCTGA
- a CDS encoding DeoR/GlpR family DNA-binding transcription regulator, translating to MPRTRQPDAAVERRRQAILRAVIEAGEIRIDDLTSRFSVSLMTMHRDLDDLADRRLLRKFRGRAAAYPALTMETAKRFREGLHLPYKEALCAMAITEVAEAQTVFLDDSTTLFPLARRLAERDGITVVTNSLEIARIVGEDGRGEVVVLGGRYTEFDSCVGADALSALRRIRADVGFVSATAVAASRLYHPVRDYADLKEAVVAAANRNVLVVDHSKFGRTATYAYGDVSAYDVVITDDQVPSAEIESLRAAGTRVVLASAGIEQESSGI from the coding sequence ATGCCCAGAACACGCCAGCCTGACGCCGCCGTCGAGCGGAGAAGACAGGCGATTCTGCGCGCGGTCATCGAGGCGGGAGAGATCCGGATCGACGACCTCACGTCCCGCTTCTCGGTGAGCCTCATGACGATGCACAGGGATCTCGACGACCTCGCCGACCGCAGGCTGCTACGCAAGTTCAGGGGCAGGGCAGCCGCATACCCCGCGTTGACGATGGAGACGGCGAAGCGTTTCAGAGAGGGCCTTCACCTGCCATACAAAGAGGCGCTGTGTGCCATGGCCATCACGGAGGTGGCCGAGGCGCAGACGGTGTTTCTCGACGACTCGACCACGTTGTTCCCGCTCGCCCGTAGGCTGGCCGAACGGGACGGAATCACCGTCGTCACCAATTCGCTGGAGATCGCGCGGATCGTCGGCGAGGATGGCCGCGGCGAGGTGGTCGTACTCGGCGGCCGCTACACCGAATTCGACTCGTGCGTCGGTGCCGACGCACTGTCGGCGTTGCGCCGGATCCGCGCCGACGTGGGTTTCGTCTCGGCCACCGCTGTGGCGGCTTCCAGGCTGTACCACCCGGTGCGGGACTACGCGGACCTCAAGGAAGCGGTCGTCGCGGCGGCCAACAGAAATGTGCTTGTCGTCGACCATTCGAAGTTCGGCAGGACGGCCACCTACGCCTACGGCGACGTCAGCGCCTACGACGTGGTCATCACCGATGATCAGGTGCCCTCGGCCGAGATCGAGTCGCTGCGGGCGGCGGGCACCAGGGTGGTACTGGCCAGTGCGGGCATCGAGCAGGAAAGCTCAGGGATATGA
- the xylB gene encoding xylulokinase, with protein MNNNGEVLVAGIDSSTQSTKVMVCAARTGQVVRTGRAEHPDSTEIDPAVWWSALREATGGLLDGVSAIGVAGQQHGMVTLDDAGDVVRPALLWNDTRSAKAAADLTSELGGPQKWAEAVGSVPVASFTVTKLRWMAENEPELADSVARVLLPHDWLTWRLVGGEPVTDRGDASGTGYFSPAKRAYRTDILATAFGGRNPELPRVLGPAETAGHTPDGVLVSAGTGDNMAAALALELTEGDVVVSLGTSGTVFGVSERPAADATGIVAGFADATGRFLPLACTLNAARVLTATAGLLGVELAELDRLALSAQPGADGLTLLPYLDGERTPNLPEAAGTLLGLRRTNMSQENLARAAVEGMLCGLAAGLEAVREHGTTVRRVLLIGGAAQSEAVRTVAPSVFGVPVAVPEPAEHVAIGAARQAAWALAGTDEAPAWQGSVATRRDPEGDDLETGEAIRQRHLASRALVHEL; from the coding sequence ATGAACAACAACGGCGAAGTTCTGGTCGCGGGGATCGATTCGTCCACCCAGTCGACCAAGGTGATGGTGTGTGCTGCCCGCACGGGGCAGGTGGTGCGTACCGGGCGCGCGGAGCATCCGGACAGCACCGAGATCGATCCGGCCGTGTGGTGGTCGGCGCTGCGGGAAGCGACCGGGGGACTGCTCGACGGTGTGTCGGCGATCGGGGTCGCCGGACAGCAGCACGGCATGGTGACGCTCGATGACGCCGGTGACGTCGTGCGGCCCGCGCTGTTGTGGAACGACACCCGGTCAGCGAAAGCGGCCGCCGATCTGACGAGCGAACTGGGCGGCCCTCAGAAGTGGGCGGAGGCCGTGGGGTCCGTCCCGGTAGCGAGCTTCACCGTCACCAAGTTGCGGTGGATGGCCGAGAACGAACCGGAACTCGCGGACAGCGTCGCCCGGGTGCTGCTGCCGCACGATTGGCTCACCTGGCGGCTGGTCGGCGGCGAACCGGTGACCGACCGTGGCGACGCGTCAGGGACCGGCTACTTTTCGCCCGCGAAACGCGCCTACCGGACCGATATTCTCGCCACCGCTTTCGGCGGCCGTAACCCTGAGTTGCCACGGGTCCTCGGCCCAGCCGAGACCGCAGGGCACACGCCGGACGGCGTCCTCGTTTCCGCGGGCACCGGCGACAACATGGCCGCCGCGCTCGCGCTGGAACTCACCGAAGGCGACGTCGTGGTTTCCCTCGGCACGAGCGGGACGGTGTTCGGGGTGAGCGAGCGCCCCGCCGCCGATGCCACCGGCATCGTCGCCGGGTTCGCCGACGCCACCGGCCGGTTCCTTCCGCTGGCCTGCACGCTCAACGCCGCGAGGGTGCTCACCGCCACCGCCGGACTACTCGGTGTCGAACTCGCCGAACTCGACCGCCTCGCGCTGAGCGCGCAGCCCGGTGCGGATGGGCTCACCCTGCTGCCCTACCTCGACGGGGAGCGCACCCCGAACCTCCCCGAGGCCGCGGGAACACTGCTCGGGCTGCGGCGCACGAACATGAGTCAGGAGAACCTGGCCCGCGCCGCCGTCGAGGGCATGCTGTGCGGACTCGCCGCAGGGCTGGAAGCGGTCCGCGAGCACGGCACGACCGTCCGCAGGGTGCTGCTGATCGGCGGAGCCGCACAGTCGGAAGCCGTGCGTACGGTTGCCCCTTCCGTCTTCGGTGTCCCCGTCGCCGTGCCGGAACCAGCCGAGCACGTCGCGATCGGCGCCGCCCGTCAGGCGGCGTGGGCGCTCGCGGGTACCGATGAGGCGCCTGCCTGGCAGGGGAGTGTCGCGACTCGGCGAGACCCGGAAGGTGACGACCTCGAAACGGGTGAGGCCATCAGGCAACGGCACCTCGCCTCGCGCGCACTCGTCCACGAACTCTGA
- the alr gene encoding alanine racemase — translation MTEHHSPRAEVTIDLGALRHNVALLAGRASASGAETMAVVKADAYGHGAVPVARAAISAGATWLGTCSLAEALELRKAGITARLFSWLDTAEADFAGGIEKDVDLAVSSEAELARIAEAARRTGKRARVHLKIDTGLSRNGCPAYAWPQLVKAAAARSEVDVVAMWSHFACADEPGHPSIDRQAEQFAAAYTVAREEGLNPLRHIANSAATLTRPDLHFDLVRPGIAIYGLNPVPRKEDLRPVMSFRSSVVLTKRIEAGSSVSYGHTWTATRATNLALVPVGYADGVPRTLSGRMSVLVNGERRQVAGRVCMDQIVVDCGDDEPAAGSEVVLFGSGERGEPTATEWANTIGTIDYEIVTGMYRPRVARRYLGEGDR, via the coding sequence ATGACTGAACACCACTCGCCTCGCGCCGAGGTCACGATCGACCTCGGCGCCCTAAGGCATAACGTCGCCCTCCTCGCGGGGCGAGCTTCGGCCTCGGGAGCCGAGACCATGGCGGTGGTGAAGGCCGACGCCTACGGGCACGGTGCCGTTCCGGTCGCCCGTGCGGCGATCAGCGCGGGAGCGACCTGGCTCGGCACCTGTTCGCTGGCCGAGGCGCTGGAATTGCGCAAGGCCGGTATCACCGCGCGGCTGTTCAGTTGGCTCGACACCGCTGAGGCAGACTTCGCCGGGGGAATCGAAAAGGACGTCGATCTCGCCGTGAGTTCCGAGGCCGAACTCGCCAGAATCGCCGAGGCCGCGCGGCGTACTGGCAAACGAGCGCGCGTGCACCTCAAGATCGACACCGGTCTTTCCCGCAACGGATGCCCCGCCTACGCGTGGCCCCAGCTCGTGAAGGCGGCGGCAGCACGGTCCGAAGTGGACGTCGTGGCCATGTGGTCGCATTTCGCGTGTGCCGACGAGCCAGGTCATCCTTCGATCGACCGGCAAGCCGAACAGTTCGCCGCCGCGTACACCGTCGCACGCGAGGAAGGTCTGAATCCGCTGCGGCATATAGCGAACTCCGCGGCGACTCTCACCCGGCCCGACCTGCATTTCGATTTGGTTCGCCCCGGAATCGCGATCTACGGACTGAACCCGGTGCCGCGTAAGGAGGATCTGCGTCCGGTGATGTCTTTTCGGTCGAGTGTCGTGCTGACGAAACGGATCGAAGCCGGTTCGTCAGTCTCCTATGGACATACCTGGACGGCGACGAGAGCGACGAATCTCGCGCTCGTCCCCGTCGGTTACGCCGACGGTGTACCCCGCACGCTTTCCGGGAGGATGAGCGTGCTGGTGAACGGCGAACGCAGGCAGGTCGCCGGAAGGGTGTGCATGGATCAGATCGTGGTCGACTGTGGCGACGACGAACCAGCCGCCGGGTCGGAGGTGGTGCTGTTCGGTTCCGGCGAGCGGGGAGAGCCGACGGCGACGGAATGGGCGAACACCATTGGCACCATCGACTACGAGATCGTCACGGGCATGTACCGGCCTCGCGTCGCGCGCCGGTACCTTGGTGAGGGCGACCGGTGA
- a CDS encoding alpha/beta fold hydrolase, translating into MTARPVAAGDDEPAGDHPGRLAPGRLSTVAADDGTPLAVEEIDPFGGRGSELAVVGVHGFALSRRSWYFQRTALASLRLPRVRQVYYDHRGHGQSGASEASTSTIEQLAHDLDAVLRAVAPEEPTVLMGHSMGGMVIMELARQNPGLFERRVRGVVLIATAAGEVGARGLPRSLLSKYNPLTRGVGELAGWQPGLVEFVRAAGGQLTRHAVRRLAFGRRDVDSRLVDFMLEMLDVTPVRQLVNFVDTLGSHNRYAALVGLKHVPVLVVGGDSDRLTPFSHAERMVAELPEARLVRVRGAGHMVHVEQPDLVNSHIIDVLQDCSGVEATRLSRRVLWWRR; encoded by the coding sequence GTGACCGCCAGGCCCGTTGCCGCTGGGGACGACGAACCGGCGGGGGACCATCCTGGGCGACTCGCACCAGGGCGGCTCTCGACTGTCGCCGCCGACGACGGAACCCCGCTAGCCGTCGAGGAAATCGACCCTTTTGGTGGGCGCGGGTCGGAACTGGCTGTCGTCGGCGTGCACGGTTTCGCTTTGTCACGGCGGAGCTGGTATTTCCAGCGCACGGCGCTGGCTTCGCTGCGGCTGCCTAGAGTGCGTCAGGTCTACTACGACCACAGGGGGCACGGCCAGTCCGGAGCCTCGGAGGCGTCGACGAGCACCATCGAACAGTTGGCGCACGACCTGGACGCGGTACTGCGGGCGGTCGCGCCGGAGGAACCGACAGTCCTCATGGGACATTCCATGGGCGGCATGGTGATCATGGAGCTGGCGCGGCAAAATCCCGGCCTCTTCGAGAGAAGAGTCCGTGGCGTCGTGCTGATCGCGACCGCGGCTGGCGAGGTCGGTGCGCGAGGCTTGCCGAGATCGTTGCTGTCGAAGTACAACCCGTTGACCCGTGGCGTCGGTGAACTGGCAGGCTGGCAACCGGGTCTTGTCGAGTTCGTGCGTGCGGCGGGAGGGCAGTTGACGCGGCACGCGGTCCGGCGACTTGCTTTCGGTCGTCGCGACGTGGATTCCCGCCTTGTCGATTTCATGCTGGAGATGCTGGATGTGACGCCGGTGCGGCAACTGGTGAATTTCGTCGATACGCTCGGAAGTCACAACCGGTATGCCGCCCTTGTCGGCCTCAAGCATGTTCCGGTGCTGGTCGTCGGTGGTGATTCGGATCGGTTGACCCCGTTCTCCCATGCGGAGCGGATGGTGGCCGAGTTGCCGGAAGCGCGGTTGGTGCGGGTACGGGGCGCGGGGCATATGGTGCATGTGGAACAGCCGGACCTGGTGAACAGTCACATCATCGATGTGTTGCAGGATTGTTCCGGGGTGGAAGCGACAAGGTTGTCACGGAGGGTCTTGTGGTGGCGCAGATGA
- the tsaE gene encoding tRNA (adenosine(37)-N6)-threonylcarbamoyltransferase complex ATPase subunit type 1 TsaE, producing the protein MKVMLATPDDTIHFGRTLGGELRAGDLVLLAGPLGAGKTTMARGIAAGMGVAGRVSSPTFVLARVHPAGRSGVSLVHVDAYRLGGDLSQLDDLDLDTELAEAAVVVEWGEGVAERLSDDHLIVRLERHDDDTRTVILEPHGTWAARLAEARLAG; encoded by the coding sequence ATGAAGGTCATGTTGGCGACGCCGGACGACACTATCCATTTCGGACGGACGTTGGGTGGCGAGTTGCGGGCGGGCGACCTGGTGCTGCTCGCGGGGCCACTCGGTGCGGGCAAGACCACGATGGCCAGAGGGATCGCGGCGGGTATGGGCGTGGCGGGCAGGGTGAGTTCCCCGACGTTCGTGTTGGCGAGGGTGCATCCGGCAGGCCGGTCTGGGGTGTCGCTGGTGCACGTGGACGCGTACCGGCTGGGGGGCGATCTTTCCCAGCTCGACGATCTCGACCTGGATACGGAACTGGCCGAGGCGGCCGTCGTCGTGGAGTGGGGCGAGGGGGTCGCTGAGCGGCTGTCCGACGATCACCTGATCGTGCGGCTGGAGCGGCACGATGACGACACGCGAACGGTGATCCTCGAACCGCACGGAACTTGGGCGGCGCGGCTCGCCGAAGCGCGTTTAGCGGGCTGA
- a CDS encoding carboxyl transferase domain-containing protein, translating to MPESARALLGEVTTAFTAFTVSAPPVASVGDGPIRWPGYDVALERARARTGEDESVVCGVGKVGETEAVLIAFEFGFLGGSIGGGTGSRLRAAFERARELGVPVVSLIATGGSRMQEGMRALTQLQHIAGEMALTRAAGLAQVAVLCGPVTGGGWATLGAGADVTLALPGTQVGFAGSRVRPRGDDAAYTAEGQFAGGQVDQVVGEGELRGTLERWLRVLTTPAGAVPPPAALGAGKVPATGWAAVTAARARTRPRATSYVDHYFDWWQEVRGDRCGGVDRGVLCGFGLRDGAAAAFAAQCGTPTRPAGFRTAARLVRLADRLRVPVLTLIDTPGAANDGEAERAGAGPAIAELFSAVAAATVPMTSLVIGEGGSGGALAFAAPGRLWATPDSYFSVTSPEAAASILKRGDDEIAATADQLRLRPQDLVDLGIARGIVGPER from the coding sequence ATGCCTGAGTCGGCGAGGGCACTGCTCGGCGAGGTGACGACCGCATTCACGGCGTTCACCGTTTCCGCTCCGCCGGTGGCGTCCGTCGGCGACGGCCCGATTCGTTGGCCCGGATACGACGTGGCGCTGGAACGGGCGCGGGCGCGCACCGGCGAGGACGAATCGGTGGTGTGCGGCGTCGGCAAGGTGGGCGAGACCGAGGCCGTGCTGATCGCGTTCGAGTTCGGGTTTCTCGGTGGCTCGATCGGCGGCGGCACGGGGTCGCGACTGCGGGCCGCGTTCGAAAGGGCAAGGGAACTCGGTGTGCCGGTGGTGTCGTTGATCGCGACGGGGGGCAGCCGCATGCAGGAGGGTATGCGTGCTCTGACTCAGCTACAGCACATCGCGGGTGAGATGGCACTGACAAGGGCGGCTGGGCTGGCACAGGTGGCCGTGCTGTGTGGTCCGGTGACGGGTGGCGGCTGGGCGACGCTGGGTGCCGGTGCGGATGTGACGTTGGCGTTGCCGGGCACGCAGGTCGGTTTCGCTGGGTCGCGGGTCCGGCCTCGTGGCGACGACGCGGCGTATACGGCGGAGGGGCAGTTCGCGGGTGGCCAGGTGGATCAGGTTGTCGGCGAAGGAGAGTTGCGGGGAACCCTTGAGCGTTGGTTGCGGGTGCTGACGACCCCGGCGGGGGCGGTTCCTCCACCAGCGGCGCTGGGTGCGGGAAAGGTACCGGCGACCGGTTGGGCGGCGGTGACCGCGGCGCGGGCGCGGACCCGGCCGCGAGCCACGTCCTATGTGGATCATTACTTCGACTGGTGGCAGGAGGTCAGGGGAGATCGCTGCGGCGGCGTCGATCGGGGTGTGTTGTGTGGGTTCGGACTTCGTGATGGTGCGGCCGCGGCTTTCGCGGCACAGTGCGGAACGCCGACGCGACCGGCGGGTTTCCGTACGGCGGCGCGACTGGTCAGGCTCGCTGACCGGTTACGGGTTCCCGTGTTGACGTTGATCGACACACCCGGGGCGGCCAATGACGGCGAGGCCGAGCGGGCTGGCGCGGGCCCGGCGATCGCCGAGCTGTTCTCCGCTGTCGCGGCGGCGACGGTGCCAATGACGAGCTTGGTGATCGGCGAGGGCGGTTCGGGAGGTGCGTTGGCTTTCGCCGCGCCAGGCAGACTGTGGGCGACGCCGGACAGTTATTTCTCGGTGACGTCTCCCGAAGCCGCCGCTTCCATACTGAAACGCGGCGACGACGAGATCGCCGCGACGGCGGATCAGTTGCGGTTACGCCCCCAGGACCTGGTCGACCTGGGCATAGCGCGAGGAATTGTCGGCCCCGAGCGGTAG